The following coding sequences lie in one Pelecanus crispus isolate bPelCri1 chromosome 9, bPelCri1.pri, whole genome shotgun sequence genomic window:
- the CRYGS gene encoding gamma-crystallin S: MSIAGTKVTFYEDKNFLGRCYKCDSDCPDFHTYLSCCNSIRVDGGTWVAYERPNFSGNMYILMRGEYPDYHHWMGLNDRLSSCKAIQIPSGGQGHIQVFEKGDFGGQMFEATEDCPSIMEEWHMREVHACRVLEGVWVFYEHPNYRGRQYLLPKGEYRKPVEWGAVSPAVQSFRSITE, from the exons GTCACCTTCTATGAAGACAAGAATTTCCTAGGCCGTTGCTACAAGTGCGACAGCGACTGCCCCGATTTTCACACCTACCTGAGCTGCTGCAATTCCATCCGGGTGGATGGAGGCACCTGGGTGGCCTATGAGAGGCCAAACTTTTCTGGGAACATGTACATTCTGATGCGTGGGGAGTATCCTGACTACCATCACTGGATGGGCCTCAACGACCGCCTCAGCTCCTGCAAAGCCATCCAGATA CCAAGTGGAGGCCAGGGCCACATCCAGGTATTTGAGAAGGGAGACTTTGGCGGGCAGATGTTCGAAGCCACCGAAGACTGTCCTTCCATCATGGAGGAGTGGCACATGCGTGAGGTCCATGCCTGCAGAGTGCTGGAGGGCGTCTGGGTTTTCTACGAACATCCCAACTACCGGGGGAGGCAGTACCTGCTGCCCAAAGGGGAGTACCGCAAACCTGTAGAGTGGGGAGCAGTGAGCCCCGCTGTCCAGTCCTTCCGCAGCATCACTGAGTGA